A genomic segment from Panthera tigris isolate Pti1 chromosome A1, P.tigris_Pti1_mat1.1, whole genome shotgun sequence encodes:
- the SCGB3A1 gene encoding secretoglobin family 3A member 1 yields the protein MELTATFLVLCVALFSHPAATFFMDTMVKPVASALTDLNPAVEAGAEALAGAEDMTETAALAGAGAMANPLLKGFSPLKFILTILGIPVEHLIEGSRKCVAELGPEAVGAVKSLLGSLMYLG from the exons ATGGAGCTCACGGCCACCTTCCTGGTGCTCTGTGTGGCTCTGTTCAGTCATCCTG CTGCCACTTTCTTCATGGACACAATGGTCAAGCCTGTGGCCTCAGCTCTGACCGACCTCAACCCTGCTGTGGAGGCTGGGGCAGAGGCCCTGGCtggggcagaagacatgactgAGACAGCAGctctggctggggcaggggccatGGCCAACCCCCTTCTCAAAGGCTTCAGCCCCCTGAAGTTCATCCTGACCATCCTGGGGATCCCAGTGGAACATCTCATTGAGGGTTCCAGGAAGTGTGTGGCTGAGCTGGGCCCTGAGGCCGTGGGAGCTGTGAAGTCTCTGCTG GGGTCCCTGATGTACCTTGGCTGA